From Pseudoalteromonas sp. R3, one genomic window encodes:
- a CDS encoding MerR family DNA-binding transcriptional regulator yields MQDNKEPTYSISELAKEFDITTRSIRFYEDQGLLSPERHGQTRIYSKRDKVRLKLILRGKRLGFTLAETGRLFELYDADKSSAKQLHTMLQLIEEKKADLSQQMDDIKVVLMELVTAERRCLDTLKNLDE; encoded by the coding sequence ATGCAAGACAACAAAGAACCAACTTATTCAATCAGCGAACTCGCCAAGGAGTTTGATATTACCACCCGAAGTATTCGGTTTTATGAAGATCAGGGATTACTTTCACCTGAACGCCATGGCCAGACACGCATTTATTCTAAGCGCGATAAAGTTCGCCTGAAACTTATTTTGCGTGGTAAGCGATTAGGCTTCACCCTGGCAGAAACCGGTCGTTTGTTCGAGCTTTACGACGCCGATAAATCAAGCGCTAAACAGCTTCATACTATGCTGCAACTGATCGAAGAAAAAAAGGCCGATCTGAGTCAGCAAATGGACGACATTAAAGTGGTCCTGATGGAGCTGGTAACAGCGGAACGTCGCTGTCTGGATACATTAAAGAATTTAGATGAATAG
- a CDS encoding enoyl-CoA hydratase/isomerase family protein translates to MSVTLNITKSKVAILELSRPEKHNAFNAEVIAELIKSIEYANELDIRALVLKTNGKHFSAGADLAWMKSMAGNNYDENVADSMELAKLMKVLASSPHPTVCLVQGAAFGGALGLIACCDIAVATPDAKFCLSEVKLGLIPAVISPYVIRAIGERQARRYFLSAEIFTADKALSMGLIHEIAEDLAGAESHFIETLLNNGPVAVKSAKALIDEVAGHAIDDTLIAHTAKRIAEIRVSEEGQEGLSAFFDKRAPGWQNAASK, encoded by the coding sequence ATGTCAGTAACCTTAAATATCACCAAGAGCAAAGTCGCCATTTTGGAGCTTAGCCGCCCGGAAAAACACAATGCCTTCAATGCAGAAGTCATTGCCGAACTGATAAAAAGTATTGAATACGCAAACGAGCTGGACATTCGTGCGCTGGTTTTAAAAACCAATGGCAAGCACTTCTCTGCAGGCGCAGACCTGGCGTGGATGAAATCCATGGCCGGCAATAACTACGACGAAAATGTGGCTGATTCTATGGAGCTGGCCAAACTAATGAAAGTGCTGGCAAGTAGCCCGCACCCAACGGTTTGTCTGGTTCAAGGCGCTGCATTTGGTGGTGCACTGGGCCTCATCGCCTGCTGTGACATCGCAGTTGCGACCCCGGATGCCAAATTCTGTCTGAGCGAAGTCAAGCTGGGGCTTATCCCCGCTGTGATCAGCCCCTATGTGATCCGCGCCATTGGCGAGCGCCAGGCGCGTCGCTATTTCCTCAGTGCTGAGATCTTTACTGCAGACAAAGCACTGAGCATGGGCCTTATTCACGAAATCGCCGAAGACTTAGCCGGTGCCGAATCTCACTTTATTGAAACCCTGCTGAACAATGGTCCGGTGGCGGTCAAAAGTGCCAAGGCGCTGATAGACGAAGTGGCTGGCCATGCCATTGATGACACACTGATTGCACACACCGCAAAACGGATCGCAGAGATCCGCGTTAGCGAAGAAGGACAGGAAGGCCTGAGCGCCTTTTTCGACAAACGTGCCCCCGGCTGGCAAAACGCGGCCAGCAAGTAA
- a CDS encoding acetyl-CoA C-acyltransferase: MSNEAVVIVAAKRTPMGGFMGSLSGASATDLGATAIKAVMADTGLSDASIDEVIMGCVLPAGLGQAPARQAMLHAGLARSTGATTINKVCGSGLKAAMFAHDLIKAGSIKNAIAGGMESMTNAPYFIPKARGGMRMGHGEIKDHMMADGLEDAYDNKAMGCFAQDTADEYGITRDNMDEFALSSLSKANAAIENGSFNNEIAAHTISTRKGDVEVAIDEQPGNARPDKIPSLRPAFKKDGTITAANSSSISDGAAALVLMSESEAKRHGLTPLCKIAGHTTHSQAPAEFTVAPVGAMNKLLEQTGWSKDDVDLWEINEAFAMVTMLAISELGLDQSKVNVNGGACALGHPIGASGARILVTLIHALRNRGLSKGIASLCIGGGEAVALAVEV; the protein is encoded by the coding sequence ATGAGTAACGAAGCTGTTGTCATTGTAGCTGCCAAACGTACCCCTATGGGTGGATTTATGGGCAGTCTTTCTGGTGCCAGTGCAACTGACTTGGGTGCCACTGCAATTAAAGCTGTGATGGCTGATACTGGACTGTCAGATGCCAGTATTGATGAAGTGATCATGGGCTGTGTGCTGCCTGCCGGTTTAGGTCAGGCGCCAGCGCGTCAGGCGATGTTGCATGCAGGTCTGGCTCGCTCAACGGGTGCCACCACAATCAATAAAGTCTGTGGCTCTGGCTTGAAAGCAGCGATGTTCGCGCATGACTTAATTAAAGCGGGCAGTATTAAAAATGCCATCGCCGGTGGTATGGAGAGCATGACTAATGCGCCATACTTCATTCCGAAAGCGCGTGGTGGTATGCGTATGGGTCATGGTGAAATTAAAGATCACATGATGGCAGATGGCCTGGAAGATGCTTACGATAACAAAGCCATGGGCTGCTTCGCACAAGATACGGCCGATGAGTACGGCATTACTCGTGACAATATGGACGAGTTTGCGCTGAGCTCACTGAGCAAAGCCAATGCGGCCATTGAAAACGGCAGCTTTAATAATGAGATTGCTGCACATACCATTTCTACCCGTAAAGGTGATGTGGAAGTAGCGATTGATGAGCAGCCTGGTAACGCGCGCCCGGACAAGATCCCATCACTGCGCCCGGCATTCAAAAAGGATGGCACCATCACCGCGGCCAACTCGTCTTCAATTTCTGACGGTGCTGCGGCACTTGTACTAATGAGTGAGTCAGAAGCGAAGCGCCACGGTTTAACACCACTGTGTAAGATTGCAGGTCACACCACACACTCTCAGGCTCCTGCTGAGTTTACCGTGGCACCTGTTGGTGCAATGAACAAGTTGCTTGAGCAAACTGGCTGGTCTAAAGACGACGTTGATTTGTGGGAGATCAACGAAGCATTCGCTATGGTGACTATGCTGGCAATCAGTGAGCTTGGTCTGGATCAGAGCAAAGTGAACGTGAATGGTGGTGCGTGTGCACTGGGTCACCCAATCGGTGCCAGCGGCGCACGTATTTTGGTAACGCTTATTCATGCACTACGCAATCGCGGTTTATCAAAAGGCATTGCCTCACTGTGTATCGGTGGTGGTGAAGCGGTGGCATTAGCCGTCGAAGTTTAA